A stretch of DNA from Streptomyces rubradiris:
GCGAGGGACAGATCGTGACCGCGGTCCTGGACCGCACCCCGTTCTACGCCGAGTCCGGTGGCCAGGAAAGCGACGCCGGCCACCTCACCGGCGCTTCGGTGGAGGCCGAAGTCCTGGACGTGCAGCGCCCGCTGCCCGGGCTGGTGGTCCACCAGGTGCGCGTCACAGCGGGTGAGCTCGCGGTCGGTGACGAGGTCACGGCGGCCGTGGATCCCGAGTGGCGGCTCGGCGCGCGGCAGGCCCATTCCGGCACCCACGTCCTGCACGCGGCCCTGCGCCAGGTGCTCGGCCCCACCGCACTGCAGTCCGGCTCGTACAACCGCCCCGGCCACCTGCGGCTCGACTTCCCCTGGCGGGGCGCCCTGTCGCCGTCCGCCCAGAGCGAGATCGAGGAGGCCGCCAACCAGGCACTGCGCCGTGACCTGCCGGTCGGCGTCCGCTGGATGACCCTGCCGGAGGCGAAGGAGCTGGGCGCGCTCGCCCTCTTCGGCGAGACCTACGGCGAGAAGGTCCGTGTCGTCGAGATAGGCGGCGCCTGGTCACGGGAGCTGTGCGGCGGCACGCACGTCGAGCACGCGTCGCAGATCGGCGTCGTCGCGCTGACGTCACAGTCCTCGGTCGGTGCGGGGATGCGGCGCCTGGAGGCCGCCGTCGGCATCGAGGGATTCGGCTACCTGGCCCGCGAGCGCGACCTGGTCGCCCGGATCGCGGAGCAGGTCCAGGCGCCACGCGCCGAACTCCCCGACCGCGTCGCAGGGTTGCTGGAGCGGCTGAAGTCGGCCGACCGGGTGAACCAGCGGCTGCGGCAGGCCGCCCTGCGCGCACGCGCCGCCGAACTGGCGGGCCGGGCACAGGACGCGGACGGAGTCCTGGTGGTCACCGCCACGGCGGACGGCGGCCCGGACGACACCAGGACCCTGGCCACCGCCGTCCGCGACCTGCTCCCCGCCGACCGTCCCGGCGTCGTGGTGATCGGAACGGCCGCCGGCGGCAGGACGAGCCTGGTGGCCGCCGTCAACGGGGCCGCCGACGCGTCGGGACTGCACGCCGCGCGACTGGTCAAGCGGCTCCTGAACGGCAAGGGCGGCGGAACGGCGCGACTGGCCCAGGGCGGCGGCCTGCCCGCGGGCGATCTGCGTCGCGTACTGGAGTCCGTACCGGCAACTCTCCACGGCCACTGAGGACTTTCCGCCGGCCTGCCGGAGGGCGGGCCCGGCTACTCCCGGGCGCCGATCACGTCGGCCGGCCTGCCCAGCAGGGAGACCCTGGCTGAGACCCCGCCCGACCCGGCAGGCAACGCGTGGGCCCCGGCCACCGGCGAGCACTTTCGCGCCAACGACCTGCGAGGCGAGGCCGAGCGGGAGCCGCGTTGTCAGTGCCGGGCGCTAGTGTCGTTCGCCCGGCAAGGAGCCGGCGAACTCACCGGGAGCACGAGAACGCCATGCCCGACAACCACACCGGATACCGGATCTCCGTCATCGACGAGGACCCCCTGCGCGCACGCAAGGAGGCACGCGAACTGCTCGCCGTGCTCGCCGAGGCGGACCCCACGGCCAGGCTCGACCTGCCCGCGCCCGGCGGCCCGCCGGGAGCCGGGGACAAGGGCGGTCCCTCCGCGGAGACCGTCGGGCTGCTGCTGAGCGCCGGCTCTTTCGCCGTCGCTCTGGTGCAGACATGGCTGGCGCGGGTCCCGCAGCGGACCATCGTCGTCAAGCGGCCCGACGGCGCGGTCCTGCACGTCACCGGCAAGGAGGCCCGCGAGGACGACACACTGATCGAGCGGTTCCTCGCGGACGGCGGTGACGAGGGCACGACGGCGGGCTGAGCGACGATGACCGACAACGACCGACACGCCCTGCTCGTCGGCGTCTCCACCTACGACAGCGAGGCGTACGCCGACCTCCCCGCCGTACGCGCCGATCTGCACTACATGCGGGCCGTCCTGGAGAACACCGAGATCGGCATGTACAACGAGTGCGCGATGGCCGCCGAGCCGACGCGCGCGGAGATGCTGCACGCCGTGGAGACGTTCCTGGAGGCCCGGCAGCCCAGCGAGACCGCGCTGCTCTACTTCAGCGGGCACGGCGAGTACTGCGAGCAGGACGGCCAGCTGTACTTCCTGACCCGGGACACCGATCCGGCCGACCTGCCGGGCACGGCCGTACCGGCGGAGTTCCTGGAGCGGATGCTGCAGTCCTGCCGGGCCGCCTCCAAAGTGGTCCTGCTGGACTGCTGCTCCAGTGGTTCCGTCGTGCAGGGCTGGACCGCCAAGGGGCCTTCGCCCGAGCCGGACCGGCCCGCGGCGAGCACGCTGCTGCGGCCGACCGGCGTGTACTTCATCACCGCGTCCGACGCCCTCCAGGCGGCCTCCGCGATGGCGCCGCCCGGCTCCGGCCTCGGCACCTCCCGGTTCACCGGGGAGATCGTCGAGGGACTGCGCAACGGCCGGATCAAGGACGGCGGCTGGATCACCCCGGACGACCTCTTCGACTACCTGACCGCGCAGATGGCCCGCAAGGGCGTGCCGGAGGAACAGCGGCCCACCAAGTCCACGATCAGGGCCACCCGCAGCCTCCCCTTCGCCCGGTCGGTGGCACGACCGGTGCGGCTGCCCGCGCCGCCCCACGACGCCGTCGACACCGCCCGGCGCTCCCCCACGCTGCTGAAGGCCCGGGAGCTGGCCGAGGCGGACGAACGGGACGGCGTCGACGCACAGCGGCTGTTGCGTTACTACGCGGACTGCCTCACCGCGCAGGCGGCGGCCGGCATGCGGCCCGACCGGGACGGCGGCCGGAACGAGAAGTACTTCCTGCTCGCCCAGGGCGAGGAGACCATCCAGTCGGGCCGCGGACCGCACATCGTCGCGCCCGGATCGCTGCCCCGGCCGCGGGACGGGCGGGCCGGGCCGGGCACCGAGGCGCGGCACGAGTACTGGTACGGGTATCCGGCGATCACGCTGCCCGCGCGGGACGGCGGCCGGGGGCGGCGCGCGACGGTGGCGCTGGCACCCCTGCTCGTCCAGCAGATGGAGCTGGCACCGGACGAGAACGGCCGGGACGTGCTCCGGCCCAGCGGTGTGCCGTCACTGCACAGCGGTGTCGTCTCCGAGTTCCTGGACGCGGACGACGCCGCCGATCTGCTGGCCCACTGGCAGCCGGCCTGGCAGGAGGGCAACGACGCGCAAATGCTGCGCGCCATCCGGGAGTTGCTCCAGAAACTGGGGCTGCCGGAACTCGAACCGCTGGACCCGTCCGCGCTCAGCGAGCGCACGGTCATGCAGGCGCTACGGCCCGGCGCGCACAACGCGGCCGTGCTGCTGGTGCCGTCCGGCGCGGAGGCCATGGCCACCCAGGCGCTGGTGGACAACCTGCTCCAGATCTCCACGCGGACGGGGCAGATCCCGGGCACCGCCTTGGGCGCGTTGCTCGACGGCGGGGCCGGGCGGGCTCCGGCCGGCCCCGCCACCGCGGGAGACCCGGTGCCGCCCGTGCCGCCCGTCGCTCCGGGGCCGTGCAACGAGAGCCAGGAGCAGGTGATCTCCGCGGCGATGACCCAGCCGCTGACGGTGGCGACCGGACCGCCGGGAACCGGCAAGAGCGAGGTCGTCACGGCGGTCGTCACCACCTGCGTCGCCGCGGGGCAGTCGGTGCTGGTCGCCTCCACGAACAACGAGGCCGTGAACGTCGTCGCCGAGCGCTGCGACGACATCGCGCCCGGTCTGCTGATGCGCACGGGCAACACCGAGGCGCTGGAACGGGAGGCGGCCAAACTGGAACGGCTGCTGGCCGGACCGGTCGAGGCGCCCCGGCGCGGCTCGGCCACCGTGGGCGGCGAGTTGCGCAACACCCGCAAGACGGCGCAGCGGCTGCGGACGGAGGCGGCCCGCCGCGTCGGTGAGGAGACGCGGCTGCTGGAACTGCTCCGCGACCGGGCGGAACGGGCCGCCGGCCTGGAGCTGCCGCTGCCCCTCCTCGAAGGGGCCTGGGCGGCGGACGCCGACGGCCCGGACACGCTGGACCGGTGGGCGGAGCGGGCCCGGAGGACGGCCGGGGCCCGCTGGTGGCAGCTCGGGGGGTGGCGACGTGGGCGGGCACTCGCCGCGCTGGTCGCGGCGGTGGCGGAGCCCCCGGAGGGGCCCGGACCGGCGTGGCCCGCCTGGGCGACGCGACGACCGGCGCCGCCGGAGCTGCTGGAGTCCCTGGCCGGGGTCGTGTCGGTGGAGCGGGAGGTACGGGAACTCGTCCGCCGGCACGGGGAATGGGACGAGGACGGGCTCAAGTCCTCCAGGGCCGCGACGGCGGAAGCACTGTCCGGCCTGTCGGCGGAACTGTCCCGCGCGCTGTCCGCCGAGGCCCTGAACCGGGCCACCGGCCTGCTGAACCAGCGGCTCCAGGCGCTCCGCCGCCGCTCCGGCTACCAGCGCAGCCAGAAGAACCTGATGACACAGATCAAGGGATGGGCCGTCAGCACCCACTCCGTGCGGCAGCTCGAACTCACCCCGAAGCTGTTCGACCTCGTCGTCATCGACGAGGCCAGCCAGTGCTCCATCCCGTCGGTGCTGCCGCTGCTGTTCCGGGCCCGCCGGGCCCTGATCATCGGCGACCCCATGCAACTCGGGCACATCCCGGGTGTGTCACCGCAGCAGGAGAAGCAGGCACGGACGCGGGCCGGGCTGAGCGCCGCGCAACTGGAGCACCGCCGCCTCGCCTACCACGTGTACTCCTCGTACCACGCCGCCGAACAGCACGGCGAGGGCGCGCTGCTCCTCGACGAGCACTACCGCTGTCACCCGCGGATCGCGGACGTGGTCAACGGCCACTGCTACGGCGGCCGGCTGCGGGTGCTGACCGACGTGCGGCGGCAGGTACCGGGACACGACCCGGTGGGAGCGGCCGACCCGGCGCCGGTGCTCGGCTGGGTCGACGTACCCTCCGGGGAATCGGCACGCGGCGGCGACGGGCGGTCCTGGCGGAACACGGCCGAGGCGGAGGCCGTGCGGCGCGTGGTCGACGGGCTGCTGGCGGGGCTCGCGCCGGACGCGACCGTGGGAGTGGTCACGCCGTTCAGGGCGCAGAAGGAGCTCCTGGCCCGGATGTGGCGGGACGACGACCGGGTCCGGGTCGGCACCGTCCACACCTTCCAGGGCGGGCAGCGCGACGTGATGGTGCTCAGCCCGGTGGCGGCGCCCAACACCCCGCCCCCGACGACGCACTGGGTCGCGAGCCAGGTCAACCTGTGGAACGTGGCGGTCACCCGGGCCAAGTCGCAGCTGATCACCGTGGGCGGCCTCGCCTTCTGGCGGGAACAGAGCGGCCTGCCGGCCCTCCTCGCCGCGCGCTCGGTGCCGCTGGGGGCGGACGCCGACGGCACGACGGCCGGGGCCGGCCCGACCTACCCGGTGACCGAGGCCCGCGAAGACCTCGCCGACCGCCTGCAGCGGTACCTCACCGGACGTGGCATCACCGATCTGGAGCGGGCCGCTCTCGTCGGCGGACACCCTGTGGACCTGCTGTTCACCGACGCCGGCGCGAACACGGCGGTACTGATCGACCCCGGACCGAGGCCCGGCGAAGATGCCGCGCGGCACCTCAGGCTCCTCCACGCGCGAGGCGACCTGCTCACCGGACTGCCCTCGGGTGGGCATGGCGCCAAGGCCGGCCCGGTGAGCCGGACGGTACGGGTGCCCGCCTGGCGCATCCTGGCGGGCGAGACCGCGCTGGCACCGCTGTTCGACTGAGCGACGCGCGGGCCGGCCGCCTCGACAGGGCGGGTGCGGTTCTCGACGCCCGGCCCGACGCGCCGGCCGGAGACATCCGCCCGCCCAGGCGTCCGTCACGGCGCCATCGTCCCCCAGAGCGGCGTCAGCTGGGTGCCGTACACCGACGCACACCCCTTCCACGGCCAGGTGATGCGACTCGACGCCTCCCCCGTCCCGCTCGCCGGCGACACCGTTGTCGAGCCCGGTGCCGTCGTCGGGCCGGGCTGGTTCTGCGCCAAGGACATCTCCCCCGACGACCGCGTCGAGTTCACCGACACCGCGGCCGACGCATACGGGCTGCCCGCCCCGCGCGTCCGCTACCGCTACGGCGACCGCGACCTGGCCACGATCGAACAGGCCAAGAAGGCCGTCGCCGAAGCGGGAGCCGCCGTCGGCGTCCCCCTCGACGCCGGCCCCCTCCTGCTGCCCGCGGGCAGCTCCCTGCACTACCAGGGCACCACCCGCATGGGCCCCGCCGACGACGGCACCAGCGTCTGCGACAGTCACAGCCGCGTCCGGAACACCCGCGGGCTGTGGGTCGCCGGCAACAACGTCATCCCGACGGCCGCCGCCTGCAACCCCACCCTGACCTCCGTCGCCCTCGCCGTCCGGGGCGCCCGCGCGCTCCTGGACCACCTCCAGTCCACGGCCGGGCGGAACACACCGGCCGCCCGGGCGGGTAGCGGCACCGCCTGACCGCGGGTCGGGTACGGCCGGCGCCGAGGCGGGTGCTCCGCTACGAGACGCCGGCCAGGTGCCTGCCGACCCGCATGGCCGTCTCCCGCAGCCAGATGTGGGCCGCGTCATGGGTGTGGACCGGGTGCCACCACAGCGCCTCGCGCACCGGCACCGCCTCGTAGGGCGGCTCCACCACCCGGACGGCGGCGATCGGCGTCAGCATCCGTGCCAGCCGTTCCTGGATCAGGGCGATGCGCCGGGTGCCGGTGACCAGCAGGGGCAGGAGCTGGAAGCTGTCGACGGACACTTCCGCGCGCGGTTCGACGCCGAGCATGCCGAGCTGGCGCACGGCCGGCGCGTCGTAGGTGCGCTGGTACGTCACCCACGGGAGCCGGGCGAGGTCCTGCCGGGTGAGCCGGTCCCCGACCGTGGGGTGGTCGGCGGCGACGAGGAACACCCAGCGGTCGTCGTAGAGGTCGGTGGCGGGGAAGTCGCTGATCACGCCGTGCGGCATGAGCAGGCCGTCGGTGGCGCTGAGCAGGGTGGCGGTGTCGTCGACGACGGACGGCTGGGTCTGGGTGAAGCGGAGCCGGATGCCGGGGGCCTCCTCGTGCACGACGCGGGCGAGTTCGGTGCCGAAGACGGCCACCGCGTAATCGGAGGCCATCAGCTTGAACTCGCGGTCCTCCGTGGCCGGGTCGAAGTCGGCCTGGCTGGAGAAGAGGCGTTCCAGCACGTCGTAGGCGGTGGAGGTGCGGTCGAGGAGGACCTGGCCGAGGGCGGTCAGCTCGTAGTGGCCGCCGACGCGGGCGAGCAGGTCGTCGTCGAAGTGGCGGCGCAGCCGGGCCAGGGCGGCGCTCATCGCGGGCTGGCTGAGGCCGACGCGCTGCCCGGCGCGGGTGACGTTGCGCTCCTCCAGCAGGGCGCGCAGGGCGACGACGAGATTGAGGTCGAGTCGGGTCAGGTTCACGGATCGGTCCTCGCACGGGGCAACGAGCAAGCAGGGACGGTGAGCGGCGGAAATAAACCAGGTGGATGCCGACCATCCACAGAATCTATTTCCCTGATCGCGAGCGGCGGGTCCAGATTAGTCCCACCGCAATCAGGAGGACACGTCCGTGAAACCCGAACCCGCGTCCGCGCTCTTCGCCGGACCCTTCGCCCTCGCCACCCTCTCGGCCCCGGGCGGGCCGGAGTTCCCCGCCCTCGTCACGCCGGACGGCCTCGCCCTCGATCTGCGGGACGCCTTCGGCGAGGACCGGCTGACCACGCTGGACGTGCTGGACCGCTGGGAGACGGCGCTGCCGCGACTGCGCGCCCTCGCCGCGGACACCGGCCCGGCCCGCACGGCCGTCACGGACCTGCGCGTGCACGCGCCCGTCTCACCGCGCCAGGTGTTCCAGTCGGGCGCGAACTACCGGCAGCACGTGATCGACCTGCACGTCGCCCACCGCGCGCCCGGTGACGACCGGCCGGAGAGCGAACGCCGCGCCGAGGCCGCCGAGATCATGGACCGGCGGGCGGCCGAGGACCTGCCGTACGTCTTCATCGGACTGCCGAGCGCGATCACCGGGCCGTACGACGACGTCGTCCTGCCCGCGTGGGCCGAACAGCCCGACTGGGAGCTGGAGCTGGCGGTCGTCATCGGCAGGCCCGCCCACCGGGTGCCGGTGGAGGACGCGGCGCGGTACATCGCCGGTTACACCATCGCCAACGACCTGACCGACCGGGCCACCGTCTTCCGCCGGGACATGCCGCAGATCGGCACCGACTGGCTGCGCAGCAAGAACGCCCCCGGGTTCACCCCGCTCGGCCCCTGGATCGTGCCGGCCGAGTCGATCGCCGACCCGGACGACCTGCGGGTCACGCTCAAGCTCAACGGCGAGACCATGCAGGACGAGTCGACCGGCGATATGATCTTCACGGTCGCGCGCATGGTGTCGTACGCCTCCCAGAGCGCCCGCCTGCTCCCCGGGGACCTGGTGCTCACCGGCTCCCCCGCCGGCAACGGCATGCACTGGGGCCGGCTGCTGCGCGACGGCGACGTCATGGAGGGCACGGTCACCGGGCTCGGAATCCAGCGCACCCGTTGTGTCGCGGAGGGTGCCGCGTGAACCGTCACGACCCGGAGGGCTCGATCGCCGAGGCCGCCAAGGCGTACTCCAACTGGGGGCGCTGGGGCGCGGACGACCGGCTCGGCACCCTCAACTTCCTCGAGGAGGCGAAGCGGCGCGAGGGCGCGGCCCTGGTGCGGCGGGGCGTCAGCTTCTCGCTGGCGCAGTCCTTCGACATGAGCGGCCCGCAGAAGGGCTGGCGGCGGCGCACCAACCCGGTGCACACCATGCTGGACACCGGCACCGACGCCGCCCTCGGCAACCAGGGCTTCCCGCACGGGTTCGGCGGCGCCGACGACGTGATCGCGATGCCGCTCCAGTGCTCGACCCAGTGGGACGGGCTGGGCCACATCTTCGACCACGGCAAGGCGTGGAACGGCCGGGACGCCGAGAAAGTGGTCACCTCCGACGGCGACCTCGTCACCGGCATCGAGCACATGGCCCCGTACGTCGCCGGCCGCGGCGTCCTGCTCGACGTGGGCCGGGTGGCCGGCGAGGGCGGGGAACTGCCGGACGGGTTCGCGATCACCGAGGAGCACCTGACGGCGACGGCCGAGGCGCACGGCGTGCGCGTGGGCCGCGGGGACATCGTCGTCGTACGGACCGGGCAGCTCACCCGGGCCCGCCGCGAGGGCTGGGGCGACTACGCCGGCGGTCCCGCGCCCGGCCTGTCGTTCACCACGGCCGGCTGGCTGCACCGCACCGAGATCGCCGCGATCGCCACCGACACCTGGGGCTTCGAGGTCCGCCCGAACGAGTTCGAGCACGCCTTCCAGCCGCTGCACCAGGTCGCCATCCCGAACATCGGCCTGCTGATCGGCGAGATGTGGGACCCGGACGCGCTCGCCGAGGACTGCGCCGCCGACGGCGTGTACGAGTTCTGGCTCACCGCCGCGCCCCTGCCCGTCACCGGCGCCGTCGGCTCCCCGGTCAACCCGGTCGCCGTCAAGTAACCAGCGCGACGAAGGAGTTACGCATATGAGCACAGCCCGCACGGTCCTGGTGATCGGCGGCGGCGCGGCCGGCAACGCCGCCACGATCCTGCTGCGCCGGGCCGGGATCGCGGTGGACCTCGTCGAGGCCAAGGACGACTGGAACGCCACCGCCGGCTCCGGCATCACCCTCCAGGGCAACGCCCTGCGCGTCCTGCGCGAACTCGGCGTCTGGGAACGCGTGAAGGAGTCGGGCTTCGCCTTCGACTCGGTCGGCATCACCGCTGTCGACGGCACCGTCCTGCACGTCGCCCGGGACGTCCGTACCGGCGGCGACGACCTGCCCGCCACCGTCGGCATGCAGCGGCCCCGGCTCCAGCGGATTCTCATCGACGCCGTACGCGCCTCGGGCGCCCGGGTCCGGCTGGGCACCCGGGCCACGGAGTTCGAGCAGGACGCCGACGGCGTGACCGTACGCTTCACCGACGGCACCGAGGGCCGCTACGACCTGGTGATCGCCGCCGACGGCATCGGCTCGGCGACCCGCGCGGCCATCGGCATCACCGACAAGCCGGAACCGACCGGCATGGCCATCTGGCGCGTCGCCGCCCCCCGCCCGGCCGGCGTGAGCCGCACCGACCTCACCTACGGCGGCCCGGCCTACATCGCCGGCTACTGCCCCACCAGCGACACCACGATCTACGCGTACGTCGCCGAGGCCAACCGCGACCGCGCCACCATCCCGCCGGAGACGTACGCCGACGAGATGCGCCGCCTGGCCTCCGCCTACGGCGGGCACTGGACGGACATCCTCCCGCACATCACCGACCCGGCGCAGGTCAACTACACGTGGTTCGACCGGATGCTGGTGGAGGGCCCCTGGCACCGCGGCCGGGTGGTCCTCGCCGGTGACGCGGCCCACTGCTGCCCGCCGACCCTGGCGCAGGGCGCGGCGATGTCCCTGGAGGACGCCCTCGTCCTCGCCGGACTGCTCACCAGCGGCCGGGAGTGGGACGACGCGCTGCTGCGGGAGTACCACGAGCGCCGGCTGCCGCGCGTGCGGACGGTGGTCGAGGCGTCCGTGCGGCTCGGCCGGTGGCAGCTGGACGGCGTGCGGGACGCGGACGTGCCCGGCCTGATGGGACGCGTCATGACGATGCTGCGGGAGCTGCCGTGACGACCACCCCCACGGTGGACGTGCACGCGCACGTCCTGCTGCCCGAGGTCGAGGCGCTGGTGGCCGGCCTGCCGGGCCTGGCCGAGGCCCGTGCGCTCGACGCCCGTCGGGGCGGTCCGGCCGCCCTGGAGGTCAACGGCCCGATGGTGCGCGAGCGCGCCCCGAGGATGACGGACCCGCGCCTGCGGCTGGCCGCGATGGACGAACAGGGCGTGGACGTGCAACTGGTCAGCCCCTCGCCCTCGCACTACCACTACTGGGCCGACGAGGCCACCGCGGAGCGGGTGTACCGGCTGGCCAACGAGGCGACCGCCGCGCACTGTTCGGCCGCGCCCGACCGGTTGCGGGGGCTCGGGCTGGTCCCGCTCCAGCACCCCGGTCAGGCGGTACGCGCCCTCGATCACGCGCTGGAGCAGGGCCTGGCCGGTGTGGAGATCTCCAGCCACGCCCCGGGGCGGGAACTGTCCGACCCGGACTACGAACCCTTCTGGTCCCGGGCGCGGGAGACGGGCGCGGTCGTCTTCCTGCACCCCTTCGGCTGCACGCTCGACGAGCGGCTGGACCGGTGGTACCTGTCCAACAGCGTGGGCCAGCCGGTGGAGAACGCCGTCGCGCTCTCCCACCTGATCTTCTCCGGCGTCCTGGACCGGCATCCGGACCTGACGCTGATCGCGGCCCACGGCGGCGGTTACCTGCCGACCCACATCGGCCGCGCCGACCACGCCTGGACCGCCCGCTCCGACGCGGGCGCCGGCTGCGCCCACCTGCCCAGCAGCTACCTCAAACGCCTGTACTTCGACTCCCTCGTGCACGATCCGCACGTGCTGCGGGAGCTGGTCCGGGTCGCGGGCGCGGACCGGGTGCTGCTCGGCTCCGACTTCCCCTTCGACATGGGCACCGAGGACCCCGTCGGCGCGCTGCGCGCCGCCCGGCTGGCCGACCCCGACTTCCACGCCGTACGCGGCGGCAACGCCTCCGCCCTCCTCTTCAAGGAGTGATCCCATGCGTCTGCTCACCCACCTGCGGCACGTCGACCTCGCCGTGCCCGACTACGACAAGCAGCTCGACTTCTACGCCGGTGTCTGGGGCCTGACCAAGGTCGCCGAGGACTCCGGGATCTCGTTCCTGGCCGCCGAGGGCTCCCCGGAGCAGTACGTCGTCCGGCTGCGCAAGGCCGAGGAGAAGCGCCTCGACCTGGTCTCCTACGGCACCGCCTCGGCCGCCGACGTGGACACGCTCGCCGAGCGACTGCTCGCCCAGGGCGTTCAGTTGATCACCCGGCCGGGCAAGGTGGACACCCCCGGCGGCGGCTACGGCTTCCGCTTCTTCGACGTCGACGGCCGCACCATCGAGGTCTCCGCCGACGTCGCGGTACGGCGGCACCGCAAGATCGAGGAGAAGGAGTCGATCCCGGTCAAGCTGAGCCACGTCGTCCTCAACTCCCCCGACCTGAACCGGACTCGGGAGTGGTACGAGCGCCACCTGGGCTTCCGCCTCTCCGACACGCTCAGCTCGCCGCACATGGGAGAGGTCATGCACTTCATGCGGATCTCCAGCCAGCACCACTCCATGGCGCTGGCGAAGGGCCCGCACACCTCCCTGCACCACATCTCCTTCGAGATGCGCGGCATCGACGAGTACATGCGCGGCTCCGGCCGCGTGATCCGCGCCGGGTACAGGAAGATCTGGGGGCCCGGCCGGCACATGGCGGGTGACAACACCTTCACGTACTTCCTCGACCCGCACGGCAACACCGTCGAGTACACGACCGAGCTGGAGGTACTGGACGAGGACACCTGGCACCCGCACGTCTACGACTTCTCCCGGCCCGAGGTCACCGACCAGTGGGGCACCGCCAACCCCATGAACGAGTTCGTCGCCAAGGAGTCCTTCAACGACCCCGACCGCGGCGTCTTCGTCGCCCCGCCGGTCTGATCCCACCCGCTCGCTCCCGGGGGCGCGGCCGGCCCTGACACCCGCCCTGCCCCAGCCCCGCCGTGCCCCCGGGCTTCACCGGCCAGGAGCCACACCATGCGTTTCGCCGCCTACGAGCACCACCACCGCGTCCGCGTCGCCGTAGTACAGGACGACGGCACGCTTCTGCCCCTGCCCGGCGTCGCCTCGCTCACCGATCTGCTGCGCGAGTCCGGCGGCCTGCCCGGCCTGCTCGCCGCGGGCGCGGCGGCGCTGGACGTGCCGCCCGGCCCCCATGTGTCGCAGGTCCGGCTGCTGCCGCCGCTCCAGCCCGCCTCCGTCCGCGACTTCGTCACCTTCGAGGAGCACGTCGAGGGGGTACGGCGGTCGGTGGACGGCGCGGCGGGCGTGCCCGCGCAGTGGTACGCGGCGCCCACCTTCTACTTCACCAACCCGCACGCGGTCTACGCGACCGGCGACGGCATCCCGGTGCCGCCCGGCTCGGCCGTCCTCGACTTCGAGCTGGAAGTGGCCGCCGTCATCGGCCGCGAGGGCGGCGACCTCACCCCCGAGCAGGCCCGCGACCACATCGTCGGCTACACGGTCTTCAACGACTGGTCGGCCAGGGACCTCCAGTCCGCCGAGATGAAGGTGGGCCTCGGCCCCTGCAAGGGCAAGGACACGGCCACCACACTCGGCCCGTACCTGGTCACCGCCGACGAACTGGAGCCGTACCGGGACGCCGACGGCTTCCTGCGCCTCACGCTCACCGCGGAGGTCAACGGCGAGGTCGTCGGCCGCGACCTCCTGTCCAACATGAGCTGGACGTTCGAGGAGATGACGGCCTACGCCTCGCGCGGCACGCGGGTCGTCCCGGGTGACGTGCTCGGCTCGGGCACCTGCGGCAACGGCGGCTGCCTCGCCGAACTGTGGGGACGGCGCGGCGAACGGACACCGCCCCCGCTGCGGCCCGGCGACACCGTCACCCTCACCGTGCAGGGCATCGGCACGCTCACCAACACCGTCGTCCCCGGCGCCGATCCCGTGCCGCTGCCCACCGGGCGGCGCCGCGGCCGGGAGCGGCCGTGACCGGCGCGCGCCCCCAGAGGCTGCTCGGCAAGGTGGTGGTGGTCACCGGCGCCGCCCGGGGCCAGGGCGCCACGGAGGTTCAGGCGCTGGCGCGCGAGGGCGCCCCCGCCTTCCGCGAGGCCAACATCCGCGAGACACCCCTCGGCCGCACCGGCACCGCCGACGAGCTCGCACCCCTGGTCGCGTTCCTGCTGTCGGACGAGTCCTCGTTCTGATCTTACGGAGTTCGGATCGCGAGGAGAGCAGTA
This window harbors:
- a CDS encoding GMC family oxidoreductase, yielding MPYTDAHPFHGQVMRLDASPVPLAGDTVVEPGAVVGPGWFCAKDISPDDRVEFTDTAADAYGLPAPRVRYRYGDRDLATIEQAKKAVAEAGAAVGVPLDAGPLLLPAGSSLHYQGTTRMGPADDGTSVCDSHSRVRNTRGLWVAGNNVIPTAAACNPTLTSVALAVRGARALLDHLQSTAGRNTPAARAGSGTA
- a CDS encoding LysR family transcriptional regulator; its protein translation is MNLTRLDLNLVVALRALLEERNVTRAGQRVGLSQPAMSAALARLRRHFDDDLLARVGGHYELTALGQVLLDRTSTAYDVLERLFSSQADFDPATEDREFKLMASDYAVAVFGTELARVVHEEAPGIRLRFTQTQPSVVDDTATLLSATDGLLMPHGVISDFPATDLYDDRWVFLVAADHPTVGDRLTRQDLARLPWVTYQRTYDAPAVRQLGMLGVEPRAEVSVDSFQLLPLLVTGTRRIALIQERLARMLTPIAAVRVVEPPYEAVPVREALWWHPVHTHDAAHIWLRETAMRVGRHLAGVS
- a CDS encoding caspase, EACC1-associated type, whose product is MTDNDRHALLVGVSTYDSEAYADLPAVRADLHYMRAVLENTEIGMYNECAMAAEPTRAEMLHAVETFLEARQPSETALLYFSGHGEYCEQDGQLYFLTRDTDPADLPGTAVPAEFLERMLQSCRAASKVVLLDCCSSGSVVQGWTAKGPSPEPDRPAASTLLRPTGVYFITASDALQAASAMAPPGSGLGTSRFTGEIVEGLRNGRIKDGGWITPDDLFDYLTAQMARKGVPEEQRPTKSTIRATRSLPFARSVARPVRLPAPPHDAVDTARRSPTLLKARELAEADERDGVDAQRLLRYYADCLTAQAAAGMRPDRDGGRNEKYFLLAQGEETIQSGRGPHIVAPGSLPRPRDGRAGPGTEARHEYWYGYPAITLPARDGGRGRRATVALAPLLVQQMELAPDENGRDVLRPSGVPSLHSGVVSEFLDADDAADLLAHWQPAWQEGNDAQMLRAIRELLQKLGLPELEPLDPSALSERTVMQALRPGAHNAAVLLVPSGAEAMATQALVDNLLQISTRTGQIPGTALGALLDGGAGRAPAGPATAGDPVPPVPPVAPGPCNESQEQVISAAMTQPLTVATGPPGTGKSEVVTAVVTTCVAAGQSVLVASTNNEAVNVVAERCDDIAPGLLMRTGNTEALEREAAKLERLLAGPVEAPRRGSATVGGELRNTRKTAQRLRTEAARRVGEETRLLELLRDRAERAAGLELPLPLLEGAWAADADGPDTLDRWAERARRTAGARWWQLGGWRRGRALAALVAAVAEPPEGPGPAWPAWATRRPAPPELLESLAGVVSVEREVRELVRRHGEWDEDGLKSSRAATAEALSGLSAELSRALSAEALNRATGLLNQRLQALRRRSGYQRSQKNLMTQIKGWAVSTHSVRQLELTPKLFDLVVIDEASQCSIPSVLPLLFRARRALIIGDPMQLGHIPGVSPQQEKQARTRAGLSAAQLEHRRLAYHVYSSYHAAEQHGEGALLLDEHYRCHPRIADVVNGHCYGGRLRVLTDVRRQVPGHDPVGAADPAPVLGWVDVPSGESARGGDGRSWRNTAEAEAVRRVVDGLLAGLAPDATVGVVTPFRAQKELLARMWRDDDRVRVGTVHTFQGGQRDVMVLSPVAAPNTPPPTTHWVASQVNLWNVAVTRAKSQLITVGGLAFWREQSGLPALLAARSVPLGADADGTTAGAGPTYPVTEAREDLADRLQRYLTGRGITDLERAALVGGHPVDLLFTDAGANTAVLIDPGPRPGEDAARHLRLLHARGDLLTGLPSGGHGAKAGPVSRTVRVPAWRILAGETALAPLFD
- a CDS encoding effector-associated constant component EACC1, whose amino-acid sequence is MPDNHTGYRISVIDEDPLRARKEARELLAVLAEADPTARLDLPAPGGPPGAGDKGGPSAETVGLLLSAGSFAVALVQTWLARVPQRTIVVKRPDGAVLHVTGKEAREDDTLIERFLADGGDEGTTAG